From a single Nicotiana tomentosiformis chromosome 2, ASM39032v3, whole genome shotgun sequence genomic region:
- the LOC138904821 gene encoding uncharacterized protein, translating to MVKPFLEVDPSLAHVKIAKGGETILHISTRLVRELVKLMEVGDLEVRNDDESTAFCLAATSGVVEVAGAMWERHANLPNICNKSGTPILKAAVLGNKDMDIWYHFFSMSHVLRIYTRKISLCFLKKQSRMTYIATKIFDKYRFLATTIEGNRSVFNALAKKSL from the exons ATGGTTAAACCTTTTTTAGAAGTGGATCCAAGTTTGGCTCATGTTAAGATAGCAAAAGGGGGTGAAACAATTCTTCACATAAGCACCCGACTTGTGCGAGAGCTAGTGAAACTGATGGAAGTAGGTGACTTGGAAGTGAGAAATGATGATGAAAGTACTGCCTTTTGTCTTGCAGCTACGTCAGGGGTTGTGGAAGTTGCTGGAGCAATGTGGGAAAGGCATGCCAACCTACCTAACATCTGTAATAAATCTGGAACACCAATCCTTAAGGCAGCTGTGCTCGGCAACAAAGATATGGACATATGGTATCATTTCTTTTCGATGTCACACGTCTTGAGGATCTACACGAGAAAGATCTCTTTGTGCTTCTTGAAGAAACAATCCAGAATGACAT ATATTGCAACAAAAATATTTGACAAGTACAGATTTCTTGCCACTACAATAGAAGGAAATCGGTCAGTCTTTAATGCGTTAGCTAAAAAAAGTCTTTAG
- the LOC138904820 gene encoding uncharacterized protein, with translation MRAKTCPAFCDYLMRIGNGQERVNFNNKIELPDSMIIPFITEEEFLNHLFAMTFSNVHTSSSNSFLADSRVVLTTKNNFVNEINDILIAKFPEKATTFVGVDETVEPNDQSQFEDLLHTLNPVGIPPCKLTLKENCPIILVRNLNPYEDMIDPLILPPANASLFQRFPKVTWNPVLD, from the exons atgagggcaaaaacATGTCCTGCATTTTGTGATTACTTGATGAGAATTGGAAATGGACAAGAGAGGGTAAACTttaataacaaaattgaacttcCAGATTCTATGATTATTCCTTTTATAACTGAAGAAGAATTTCTAAACCATTTATTCGCTATGACATTCTCAAATGTACACACATCCTCCTCTAATTCTTTTCTTGCAGATTCTCGCGTTGTTCTAACGACGAAGAATAATTTTGTAAATGAAATCAACGATATTCTTATAGCAAAATTTCCAGAAAAAGCTACTACATTTGTTGGTGTTGACGAAACCGTTGAGCCTAATGATCAAAGTCAATTTGAAGACCTATTACACACTTTGAATCCTGTTGGTATACCTCCTTGCAAATTAACTTTGAAAGAGAACTGCCCCATTATATTGGTGCGCAATTTGAATCCGTATGAAG ATATGATCGATCCACTTATTTTACCACCTGCTAATGCCTCACTATTTCAACGTTTCCCTAAAGTTACTTGGAATCCTGTGTTAGACTAG
- the LOC104106550 gene encoding ankyrin repeat-containing protein NPR4-like translates to MGQIHSYAQAKNWIYTSKRNAYYCSFQDTVHFIAGRRVPPSFLRVSGAALPLQRELLWFKEVEKIVPPSLHRMRNNDGKTPRQFFTEEHQLLLKEGERLMKDTVNSCMIVATLIATMVFAAGFTVPGGNNDDEGTPIMLQLKGFTVFVISDAVALFSSIVSIIMFLSILMSRYAEDDFLVSLPAKLLFGLSTLFASIVSMLVAFAATFFLIYNNHRAWGPKLIAACSGVPVALFGCLQYKLWFDVAKSIIRSKFLFKPGKYSLY, encoded by the exons ATGGGACAGATTCATTCGTATGCTCAGGCTAAAAACTGGATTTATACGAGCAAGAGGAATGCTTATTACTGCAGTTTCCAGGATACCGTTCATTTCAT TGCAGGAAGAAGAGTGCCTCCATCATTTCTCCGGGTTTCTGGAGCAGCTCTTCCACTGCAAAGAGAGTTATTGTGGTTTAAG GAAGTGGAGAAGATTGTACCACCTTCACTCCACAGGATGAGAAACAACGATGGGAAAACTCCGAGGCAATTTTTCACAGAGGAGCACCAACTTTTACTCAAAGAAGGTGAAAGGTTGATGAAAGACACTGTGAATTCTTGTATGATTGTTGCAACTTTGATTGCCACAATGGTGTTTGCTGCTGGCTTCACTGTGCCAGGCGGTAATAACGACGATGAAGGTACGCCGATAATGCTACAATTGAAGGGATTTACAGTTTTTGTCATATCAGATGCAGTGGCACTATTCAGCTCAATTGTTTCCATCATTATGTTCTTGTCCATTCTGATGTCTCGCTATGCTGAAGACGATTTTCTTGTGTCATTGCCTGCCAAGTTACTGTTTGGACTCTCGACACTCTTTGCCTCGATAGTTAGCATGCTCGTGGCTTTTGCAGCAACCTTCTTCTTGATCTATAATAATCATAGGGCTTGGGGGCCAAAGCTCATTGCTGCTTGTTCTGGTGTTCCTGTAGCTTTGTTTGGGTGTTTACAGTATAAGCTGTGGTTTGATGTGGCAAAGTCAATAATCAGGTCCAAGTTTCTTTTTAAACCGGGAAAGTACAGTCTCTATTAA